The Micromonospora sp. WMMD961 genome has a segment encoding these proteins:
- a CDS encoding PQQ-dependent sugar dehydrogenase — protein sequence MSMKDAPRHRSRRWLSAGSAALLVVAAGTVALGAGPTPAQAHTIVATDFQQVELARGVSDMGEPMSLAVLPDRSVLHTARNGTLRRTDANGTTSVIGTLSVYTHDEEGLQGVGVDPGFASNRQIYLYYAPPLSTPSGDAPATGTDFSAWNGVNRLSRFTLNSDFTLNQASKVDVLDVPASRGICCHVGGDIDFDAAGNLYLSTGDDTNPFESAGYSPLDERTNRNPAYDAQRSAGNTNDLRGKILRIKVNANGTYSIPSGNLFAPGTAQTRPEIYAMGFRNPFRISVDKATGVVYVGDYGPDAGSTSSTRGPSGQVEFNRVAAPGNYGWPYCTGTNTTTETYNEWDFASNSTGPKYNCAGGPTNNSFRNTGRTTLPPAQPAWIRYAGDAGTPTEFGGGSESPMGGPVYRYNASSTSTTKFPQSFDGQFFATEFGRGWIKPIHVNADGSRGTIDTFPWVGKQVMDSAFGPDGAYYVLDYGTGYFNGDANSALYRFDYVGGGNRAPTAVASANRTSGAAPLAVTFSSAGSSDPEGGALTYSWAFGDGTTSTAANPSKTYTTNGTYTATLTVRDPQGATGSSSVRINVGNTAPTVTINNPGNGQLFSFGDTVPFSITVTDPEDGTIDCTKVKMTYVLGHDQHGHQITSQNGCSGTITIPVDGEHDDAANIFAIFDAEYTDAGGLTTHTQHTLPPRHRQAEFYATSSGINVFSKTPAEGGKTVGDINNGDWIAFQPYRLGNVTSFNARVSSAGAGGTLQVRAGSATGTVLGSATVPVTGGWDTFTTVAGTITNPPTGTTTLYLTFAGSGTGALFDLDAFTFVTGTPPAGGAGAIKGLGGKCLDVRSGATADGTQIQIYTCNASAAQTWAVTPNSTIKSLGKCLDVSAAGTADGTKIQLWTCNGTAAQNWSAQADGTLRNPASGKCLDVSGNNSADSTVVHLWTCVSGAANQKWTLP from the coding sequence ATGTCCATGAAGGACGCTCCACGACACCGGTCCCGACGATGGTTGTCGGCCGGATCGGCAGCGCTGCTGGTGGTCGCTGCCGGCACGGTCGCACTCGGCGCCGGCCCGACCCCCGCGCAGGCGCACACGATCGTCGCCACCGACTTCCAGCAGGTCGAACTCGCCCGTGGGGTGAGCGACATGGGCGAGCCGATGTCGCTGGCCGTGCTGCCGGACCGTTCCGTCCTGCACACCGCCCGCAACGGCACCCTGCGCCGCACCGACGCCAACGGCACCACCTCCGTGATCGGCACCCTGTCGGTCTACACGCACGACGAGGAGGGGTTGCAGGGCGTCGGCGTCGACCCGGGCTTCGCCAGCAACCGGCAGATCTACCTGTACTACGCCCCGCCGCTCTCCACCCCCAGCGGCGACGCTCCCGCCACCGGCACGGACTTCTCCGCCTGGAACGGGGTGAACCGCCTCTCCCGGTTCACCCTCAACTCCGACTTCACGCTCAACCAGGCCAGCAAGGTCGACGTGCTCGACGTCCCGGCCAGCCGAGGCATCTGTTGCCACGTCGGTGGGGACATCGACTTCGACGCGGCCGGCAACCTCTACCTGTCGACCGGTGACGACACCAACCCGTTCGAGTCGGCCGGCTACTCGCCGCTGGACGAGCGGACCAACCGCAACCCGGCGTACGACGCGCAGCGCAGCGCCGGCAACACCAACGACCTGCGGGGCAAGATCCTGCGGATCAAGGTGAACGCGAACGGCACGTACTCCATCCCGTCGGGCAACCTGTTCGCGCCGGGCACGGCCCAGACCCGCCCGGAGATCTACGCGATGGGGTTCCGCAACCCGTTCCGGATCAGCGTGGACAAGGCCACCGGTGTCGTCTACGTCGGTGACTACGGGCCGGACGCCGGCTCCACCAGCTCCACCCGTGGGCCGTCCGGGCAGGTGGAGTTCAACCGGGTCGCCGCGCCGGGCAACTACGGCTGGCCGTACTGCACCGGCACCAACACCACCACCGAGACGTACAACGAGTGGGACTTCGCCAGCAACAGCACCGGGCCGAAGTACAACTGCGCCGGCGGGCCGACCAACAACTCGTTCCGCAACACCGGCCGGACCACCCTGCCGCCCGCCCAGCCGGCCTGGATCCGGTACGCCGGCGACGCCGGCACCCCGACCGAGTTCGGCGGTGGCTCCGAGTCGCCGATGGGCGGCCCGGTCTACCGGTACAACGCCTCGTCGACCTCCACCACGAAGTTCCCGCAGTCCTTCGACGGGCAGTTCTTCGCCACCGAGTTCGGCCGGGGCTGGATCAAGCCGATCCACGTCAACGCCGACGGTTCCCGGGGCACCATCGACACCTTCCCCTGGGTCGGCAAGCAGGTGATGGACTCGGCGTTCGGCCCGGACGGCGCGTACTACGTGCTCGACTACGGCACCGGGTACTTCAACGGTGACGCCAACTCGGCGCTCTACCGCTTCGACTACGTCGGCGGCGGCAACCGGGCACCGACCGCCGTGGCCAGCGCCAACCGCACCTCCGGTGCGGCCCCGCTCGCGGTGACCTTCTCCTCGGCCGGCTCGTCCGACCCCGAGGGTGGTGCGCTGACCTACTCGTGGGCCTTCGGTGACGGCACCACGTCGACCGCCGCCAACCCGTCGAAGACGTACACCACCAACGGCACGTACACCGCCACGCTGACCGTGCGCGACCCGCAGGGCGCCACCGGCAGCAGCAGCGTACGGATCAACGTCGGTAACACCGCGCCGACGGTGACCATCAACAACCCGGGCAACGGCCAGCTGTTCAGCTTCGGTGACACGGTGCCGTTCAGCATCACGGTCACCGACCCGGAGGACGGCACGATCGACTGCACGAAGGTCAAGATGACCTACGTGCTCGGCCACGACCAGCACGGGCACCAGATCACCTCGCAGAACGGCTGCTCGGGCACGATCACCATCCCGGTCGACGGTGAGCACGACGACGCGGCGAACATCTTCGCGATCTTCGACGCCGAATACACCGACGCCGGTGGGCTCACCACACACACCCAGCACACGCTGCCGCCGCGGCACCGGCAGGCCGAGTTCTACGCCACGTCCTCCGGGATCAACGTGTTCAGCAAGACCCCGGCCGAGGGCGGCAAGACCGTCGGCGACATCAACAACGGTGACTGGATCGCGTTCCAGCCGTACCGACTGGGCAACGTGACCTCGTTCAACGCCCGGGTCTCGTCGGCGGGGGCCGGCGGCACCCTCCAGGTCCGGGCCGGTTCGGCCACCGGCACGGTGCTCGGCTCGGCCACCGTCCCGGTGACCGGCGGCTGGGACACCTTCACCACGGTGGCCGGGACGATCACCAACCCGCCGACCGGCACGACCACGCTGTACCTGACCTTCGCCGGTTCGGGCACCGGGGCGCTCTTCGACCTCGACGCCTTCACCTTCGTCACCGGCACGCCGCCGGCCGGCGGGGCCGGGGCGATCAAGGGTCTGGGCGGCAAGTGTCTGGACGTGCGCAGCGGCGCCACCGCCGACGGCACGCAGATCCAGATCTACACCTGCAACGCCAGCGCGGCGCAGACCTGGGCGGTCACCCCGAACTCGACGATCAAGTCGTTGGGTAAGTGCCTGGACGTCTCGGCTGCCGGCACCGCGGACGGCACCAAGATCCAGCTCTGGACCTGCAACGGGACCGCCGCGCAGAACTGGTCCGCCCAGGCCGACGGCACGCTGCGAAACCCGGCGTCGGGCAAGTGCCTCGACGTCTCCGGCAACAACTCCGCCGACAGCACGGTGGTCCACCTGTGGACCTGCGTCAGCGGTGCCGCCAACCAAAAGTGGACCCTGCCCTGA